In Candidatus Zixiibacteriota bacterium, a genomic segment contains:
- a CDS encoding Ig-like domain-containing protein encodes MNRPRIVVAICVLCGLLGAGTACAYNAVWVESKSVHPGDTDVTIGVWVVNDTPLTAFVMPLEFRDTDANGSYIMGSCVFSAPPDRRISASALTSSVSKIVYGTPTDTNCHAGGGFPLCSGPVAHAYNTSSPVDFTSPDGFLWAGVSTSAPPHLWYLPSGSDSAAGVHHGWPQDGDSTPYLAGPSFEFVFDVDSVPGSFEIDTACTCPNNHLQGTDLSFAGVMFAFRRGIVTINPNANNAPVLATIGSKTTAEGGSLAFPISASDLDGTTPLLMVANPPDHSALIDSSNGTGTFIFHPDYTQEGIYDVLFIAWDGELADGEVVTIMVAHTNAAPVLDHISPQSVNEGEHLALTVIGHDIDATVPALSALNVPLNASFSDNGDGSGSFVFDPDLSQAGDYHVTFIASDGLLADTDVVTITVAEAAAVRQLEAGDGVPAKFSLEQNYPNPFNSSTVVRFGLPHDARVRVEVFDILGRSVRTLLDEFKPLGVYAVDWDGRDNAGRTLSTGVYFCRIVSGDFESIRSMLLLK; translated from the coding sequence GTGAATCGGCCCCGGATCGTCGTCGCAATCTGCGTTCTGTGCGGCCTCTTGGGTGCCGGGACGGCGTGCGCATACAACGCCGTCTGGGTCGAGTCCAAGTCGGTCCATCCCGGTGATACCGACGTGACCATCGGCGTTTGGGTGGTCAACGACACGCCCCTCACCGCTTTCGTCATGCCGCTGGAGTTTCGCGATACCGATGCCAACGGGTCGTACATTATGGGGTCTTGTGTCTTCTCGGCACCGCCGGATCGCAGGATCTCCGCCAGCGCACTCACGAGTTCCGTGAGTAAGATAGTCTACGGCACACCCACCGACACGAACTGCCACGCGGGCGGTGGTTTCCCCCTCTGCAGTGGGCCCGTTGCTCATGCGTACAATACCAGTAGTCCAGTGGACTTCACGTCCCCCGACGGCTTCCTGTGGGCCGGAGTGAGCACAAGCGCTCCCCCGCACCTTTGGTATCTACCGTCAGGGAGCGACAGCGCAGCCGGTGTCCATCACGGTTGGCCGCAAGACGGTGACTCAACGCCATACCTGGCTGGACCCTCATTCGAGTTTGTCTTCGATGTCGATTCCGTCCCGGGCAGTTTTGAGATCGACACCGCGTGTACGTGCCCCAACAACCACCTGCAAGGGACTGATCTGTCCTTTGCGGGCGTCATGTTTGCATTCCGGCGGGGCATTGTGACCATCAACCCGAACGCCAACAATGCCCCTGTGCTTGCCACTATCGGCTCCAAGACGACTGCCGAAGGCGGCTCGCTGGCATTTCCGATCTCAGCATCCGATCTTGACGGAACAACTCCGCTCCTCATGGTGGCGAACCCACCCGATCATTCGGCGTTGATCGACAGCAGCAACGGCACGGGGACATTCATCTTCCATCCCGACTACACGCAGGAAGGGATCTACGATGTTCTCTTCATTGCTTGGGACGGAGAACTTGCGGACGGCGAAGTCGTTACGATCATGGTCGCCCATACGAACGCGGCGCCGGTGCTCGATCACATTTCCCCGCAGTCGGTCAACGAGGGGGAGCATCTCGCGCTTACGGTGATCGGCCATGACATCGATGCCACGGTCCCTGCGCTCTCGGCTTTGAACGTGCCGCTCAACGCGAGCTTCTCGGACAATGGGGATGGCAGCGGGTCATTTGTCTTTGACCCTGATCTCAGCCAAGCCGGAGACTACCATGTCACTTTCATCGCCTCAGACGGACTTCTGGCAGACACCGATGTCGTGACCATCACCGTCGCCGAAGCCGCTGCCGTGCGCCAATTGGAGGCGGGAGATGGTGTCCCCGCCAAGTTCTCGCTGGAACAGAACTACCCCAACCCGTTCAATTCCTCCACCGTGGTGCGCTTCGGTCTTCCGCACGATGCCCGCGTCCGGGTCGAAGTGTTCGACATCCTCGGTCGATCGGTCAGGACGCTCCTCGAC